The following are from one region of the Novosphingobium humi genome:
- a CDS encoding chemotaxis protein CheW codes for MNAQGPVQAVTFSIGAEVFAVPVEQVREILDYQETFRLPGAPEHFLGMIDVRGVGVPTIDLRLRLGLPRAEPTPLTRILILEVMRDGEIILLGLVIDRALVVSAFARESIEKAPDIGIRWRSDYITGVIRQDGGFVVLIDIAKVLTSQDAAMIGMSSDETREQLP; via the coding sequence ATGAACGCGCAGGGGCCTGTGCAGGCGGTCACCTTCAGCATCGGCGCCGAGGTCTTTGCCGTGCCGGTCGAACAGGTGCGCGAGATCCTCGATTATCAGGAAACGTTCCGCCTGCCTGGTGCGCCCGAGCATTTTCTGGGGATGATTGATGTGCGCGGGGTTGGGGTGCCGACCATTGACCTGCGCCTGCGCCTCGGCCTGCCGCGCGCCGAGCCGACGCCTTTGACGCGCATCCTGATCCTTGAGGTCATGCGCGATGGCGAGATCATCCTGCTGGGGTTGGTGATCGACCGGGCGCTGGTGGTCAGCGCTTTTGCGCGGGAAAGCATTGAAAAGGCGCCCGATATCGGCATCCGCTGGCGTTCGGACTATATCACCGGGGTGATCCGTCAGGACGGCGGCTTTGTCGTGCTGATCGACATTGCCAAGGTGCTGACCAGTCAGGACGCGGCGATGATCGGCATGTCCTCGGACGAAACCCGGGAACAGTTGCCTTGA
- a CDS encoding EAL domain-containing protein has protein sequence MSDMSGTFLADAGAQVQTILVIDDNPVNLGVVGEHLEDNNYNVTVAQDGMEGLRRAELGQPDLILLDVMMPGIDGFETCRRLKANPLTAEIPVIFMTALTDVHDKVAAFQAGGVDYISKPFQSEELLARVRTHLSLRNTQRNLAARNARLEMEIAARHSAEVSLKRTEVSYRRLFETAPDGLMLVDAQTGEVFDANPAAVSMFSHDPADVLGKRIWELAGSARTTFGEAMLQESVRRGIVKYDDWELIAAGGVTTHAEVITRTYETDQRQVVLFNFRNINDRKEAEARIRYMALHDALTGLPNRTLLTDRLGQAVAQARRSGQQVAVMMLDLDHFKHINDSLGHHVGDMLLQTVADRLRSCLRECDTAARLGGDEFVILLGDVAHAGDVDVVAGKVLQALKGAFLIEQHQLHIGGSIGVSTFPQDGEDPAKLLRSADTAMYDAKGNGRGIHRHFTPAMNEATMRWQELANDIHMACVNGEFTLYYQPQVALDGYHVTGVEALLRWNHPVQGLVLPSVFVPLLEELGLIVEVGDWVLEQACRQNVAWQRAGHPPIRMAVNLSAQQFYRGDIVKSVRRALAVSGMDPQWLELELTESLTLDDTEVTIQIMNDLKALGVTLSLDDFGTGWSSLSYLRRFPLDRIKIDRTFMSEVATEPNAAAVVQGILSLAQNLGLGCVAEGVESREQLDYLKRQICSEMQGFLFSRPLAAEDVAQVLTHAIGPRRIGDGRSDRD, from the coding sequence ATGAGCGATATGTCGGGCACATTCCTGGCCGATGCGGGCGCGCAGGTTCAGACCATTCTGGTGATCGATGACAATCCGGTCAATCTGGGCGTGGTGGGCGAGCATCTGGAGGACAACAACTATAATGTCACCGTCGCGCAGGACGGGATGGAGGGCCTCAGACGCGCCGAACTGGGCCAGCCCGATCTGATCCTGCTGGATGTGATGATGCCCGGCATCGACGGGTTCGAGACCTGCCGCCGGCTCAAGGCCAATCCGCTGACCGCCGAAATTCCTGTGATCTTCATGACCGCGCTGACCGATGTGCATGACAAGGTGGCAGCCTTTCAGGCAGGCGGGGTCGATTATATCAGCAAGCCGTTCCAGAGCGAGGAACTGCTGGCCCGCGTGCGCACGCATCTCAGCCTCAGGAACACGCAACGGAATCTGGCGGCCAGGAACGCCAGGCTGGAAATGGAAATTGCCGCGCGCCACAGCGCCGAAGTAAGCCTGAAACGCACCGAGGTCAGCTATCGCCGTCTGTTTGAAACGGCGCCCGACGGGCTGATGCTGGTCGATGCGCAGACCGGCGAGGTGTTTGACGCGAACCCTGCGGCCGTGAGCATGTTCAGCCATGACCCGGCCGATGTGCTGGGGAAAAGGATCTGGGAACTGGCCGGATCGGCGCGCACGACTTTTGGCGAGGCGATGCTTCAGGAATCGGTACGCCGCGGCATCGTCAAATATGACGATTGGGAATTGATCGCCGCCGGCGGTGTGACCACCCATGCCGAAGTGATCACGCGAACCTATGAAACCGATCAACGTCAGGTGGTCCTGTTCAATTTCCGCAATATCAACGACCGCAAGGAGGCCGAGGCCCGCATCCGCTATATGGCGCTGCATGATGCGCTGACGGGCCTGCCCAACCGCACGCTGTTGACCGACCGGCTGGGTCAGGCCGTGGCGCAGGCCCGGCGCAGCGGTCAGCAGGTGGCCGTGATGATGCTCGATCTGGACCATTTCAAGCATATCAACGATTCGCTGGGCCATCACGTGGGCGACATGCTGTTGCAGACCGTGGCCGACCGGCTGCGCTCCTGCCTGCGCGAATGCGATACGGCGGCGCGGCTGGGGGGCGATGAATTTGTCATCCTGCTGGGCGATGTGGCCCATGCGGGCGATGTCGATGTGGTGGCGGGCAAGGTGCTTCAGGCACTCAAGGGCGCGTTCCTGATCGAGCAGCACCAGTTGCACATCGGTGGCAGCATCGGCGTCAGCACATTCCCGCAGGACGGCGAGGACCCGGCCAAGCTGCTGCGTTCGGCCGACACCGCCATGTATGACGCCAAGGGCAACGGGCGCGGCATCCACCGCCATTTCACCCCGGCGATGAATGAGGCCACGATGCGTTGGCAGGAATTGGCCAATGATATTCACATGGCCTGCGTCAACGGCGAGTTCACCCTGTATTACCAGCCGCAGGTGGCCCTTGATGGTTACCACGTCACCGGGGTCGAGGCCCTGCTGCGCTGGAACCACCCGGTTCAAGGGCTGGTGCTGCCTTCGGTCTTTGTGCCGCTGCTTGAGGAATTGGGGCTGATTGTCGAGGTGGGCGATTGGGTGCTGGAACAGGCCTGCCGCCAGAATGTAGCGTGGCAAAGGGCGGGCCATCCGCCGATCCGCATGGCGGTCAACCTCTCGGCCCAGCAATTCTATCGCGGCGATATCGTCAAGAGCGTCAGGCGCGCGCTGGCGGTTTCGGGCATGGACCCGCAATGGCTCGAACTCGAACTGACTGAGAGCCTGACGCTGGACGATACCGAGGTGACGATCCAGATCATGAATGATCTCAAGGCGCTGGGCGTGACGCTCTCGCTTGATGATTTCGGCACGGGGTGGTCTTCGCTGTCCTATCTGCGCCGCTTTCCGCTCGACCGGATCAAGATCGACCGCACCTTCATGAGCGAGGTGGCCACCGAGCCCAATGCCGCCGCCGTGGTGCAGGGCATCCTCTCGCTGGCGCAAAATCTGGGACTGGGCTGTGTGGCCGAAGGGGTCGAGAGCCGCGAGCAGCTCGATTATCTCAAGCGCCAGATTTGTTCGGAAATGCAGGGTTTCCTCTTCAGCCGTCCGCTGGCGGCCGAGGATGTGGCGCAGGTGCTGACCCATGCGATCGGTCCGCGCCGGATCGGAGACGGCCGGTCGGACCGCGATTGA
- a CDS encoding CheR family methyltransferase: protein MPATKAQMIEGRLVRRVREGGFESMDDYCEHILSGYASDEAVDDFINAITTNKTDFFREPGHFDYLAQHILPELREQRCRRIRCWSAAASTGMEAYTLAMMLADFVAEQRDMDYFILATDIDTHVLAEARRGIYPHVALSPVPAAMRARYVVNARDPQRKEGRIVPELRRKVGFARLNLMDSHYPVGEPMDVIFCRNVLIYFERDVQAKVIARLCDNLRPGGHLILGHSESIHGLDLPLITVANTVFRKKG from the coding sequence ATGCCCGCCACCAAGGCCCAGATGATCGAGGGCCGTCTGGTCAGGCGCGTGCGCGAGGGCGGGTTTGAAAGCATGGACGATTATTGCGAGCATATCCTGTCCGGCTATGCCAGCGACGAGGCCGTCGATGATTTCATCAATGCCATTACCACCAACAAGACCGATTTCTTCCGCGAACCGGGCCATTTCGACTATCTGGCCCAACATATCCTCCCCGAACTGCGCGAGCAGCGGTGCCGTCGCATCCGTTGCTGGAGCGCGGCCGCATCCACCGGCATGGAGGCCTATACGCTGGCCATGATGCTGGCCGACTTCGTGGCCGAACAACGCGATATGGATTATTTCATTCTGGCCACCGACATTGACACCCATGTCCTGGCCGAGGCGCGGCGCGGGATCTATCCGCATGTCGCGCTCTCGCCGGTGCCTGCGGCCATGCGCGCGCGCTATGTGGTGAATGCCCGTGATCCTCAGCGCAAGGAGGGCCGCATCGTTCCAGAATTGCGCCGAAAGGTGGGTTTTGCCCGGCTCAACCTGATGGACAGCCACTATCCGGTGGGCGAGCCGATGGATGTCATCTTTTGTCGCAACGTCCTGATCTATTTCGAACGCGATGTTCAGGCCAAGGTGATCGCGCGGCTGTGCGACAATCTGCGCCCCGGAGGCCATCTGATCCTTGGCCATTCGGAATCGATCCACGGGCTCGATCTGCCGCTCATCACCGTGGCCAACACGGTGTTCAGAAAGAAGGGATAG
- a CDS encoding chemotaxis protein CheA has protein sequence MSEDDPVAAFRVEAAELLDSVEAALLDLAGDSTNTGLVDEVFRGLHTLKGSGAMFGFEALARFTHHCETAFDRVRKGHAEASQALIGVVLSARDHMQALIDVGTQGDPMLEVAGEAILSALEKAVANSEGVAVLRPVQAERKGWHISFKLPPGAMVNGTNPLPLLDELRELGDCRITPRLDELPPLASLVPTECYIHWDIVIEGDVTCEDIEDVFIFVIDDMDLAITPLVEEPESDEPVEVLPVATVVSAPQPVAKAAAPVQESVRVAAERLDELMNRVGELVIAQSRLAQLAASVGPVNELTLRAVSEDIERLSAELRDTTMAMRMMPVGNLFGRFRRLVHDLARETGKTIELVTHGEATEVDKTVIERLADPMIHLIRNSCDHGLETADDRVAAGKPVTGRLTLSARQAGGEVLIAITDDGRGIDRERVRAKAEAQGLIQPGAVLGDGELFQMIFHPGFSTAAAITNLSGRGVGMDVVKRSIESLRGTIDIASTPGMGTTMTLHLPLTLAIIECMLVRVGEGRYAIPLSVVEECIELPAAEVTSTARRNFLDVRGELVPYLRLRDTFGTDYPADLFQKVVIVGQGRGRVGLVVDQIIGNTQTVIKSLSRFHAGQGSFSGATILGDGNVALILDVGNLIVAAQKNQRLLGERAGEVA, from the coding sequence ATGAGCGAGGATGATCCGGTAGCCGCCTTTCGGGTGGAGGCAGCAGAACTGCTCGATTCTGTCGAGGCGGCGCTGCTCGATTTGGCCGGGGATTCGACCAACACCGGGCTGGTCGACGAGGTGTTTCGCGGCCTCCACACCCTTAAAGGCTCGGGCGCGATGTTCGGCTTTGAGGCGCTGGCCCGCTTTACCCACCATTGCGAAACCGCCTTTGACCGCGTGCGCAAGGGCCATGCCGAGGCCTCGCAGGCGCTGATCGGGGTTGTCCTTTCGGCGCGCGATCATATGCAGGCGCTGATCGATGTTGGCACGCAGGGCGACCCCATGCTGGAGGTGGCGGGCGAGGCGATCCTTTCGGCGCTGGAAAAGGCGGTGGCCAACAGCGAGGGCGTGGCCGTTCTCCGACCCGTTCAGGCCGAGCGCAAGGGCTGGCACATCTCCTTCAAGCTGCCCCCCGGCGCGATGGTCAACGGCACCAATCCCTTGCCCTTGCTCGATGAATTGCGTGAACTTGGCGATTGCCGGATCACGCCGCGCCTTGATGAACTGCCGCCTCTGGCCTCTCTGGTGCCCACCGAATGCTACATCCACTGGGACATCGTGATCGAGGGCGATGTGACCTGTGAGGACATCGAGGATGTCTTCATCTTTGTCATCGACGATATGGATCTGGCGATCACGCCGCTGGTCGAGGAGCCCGAAAGCGACGAACCGGTCGAGGTTCTGCCCGTCGCCACCGTGGTCAGCGCGCCCCAGCCGGTGGCCAAGGCCGCAGCGCCAGTGCAGGAAAGCGTGCGCGTGGCCGCCGAGCGGCTGGATGAACTGATGAACCGCGTGGGCGAACTGGTGATCGCCCAGAGCCGCCTGGCGCAATTGGCCGCCAGCGTCGGCCCGGTCAATGAACTGACGCTGCGCGCGGTGTCGGAGGATATCGAGCGCCTGTCGGCCGAATTGCGCGATACGACGATGGCGATGCGGATGATGCCGGTGGGCAATCTGTTCGGCCGTTTCCGCCGCCTTGTCCACGATCTGGCGCGCGAGACGGGCAAGACCATCGAACTGGTCACGCATGGCGAGGCGACCGAGGTGGACAAGACCGTGATCGAGCGTCTGGCCGATCCGATGATCCATCTGATCCGCAATTCCTGCGATCATGGGCTGGAAACCGCTGACGACCGCGTGGCGGCGGGCAAGCCGGTGACAGGCCGCCTGACCCTTTCGGCGCGGCAGGCGGGGGGCGAGGTGTTGATCGCCATCACCGACGATGGGCGCGGCATCGACCGCGAGCGCGTGCGGGCCAAGGCCGAGGCGCAGGGGCTGATCCAGCCGGGCGCTGTGCTTGGCGATGGAGAATTGTTCCAGATGATCTTTCATCCCGGATTTTCCACGGCGGCGGCGATCACCAACCTGTCGGGCCGGGGCGTGGGGATGGATGTGGTCAAGCGCAGCATCGAATCCCTGCGCGGCACGATCGACATCGCCAGCACGCCCGGCATGGGCACGACCATGACGCTGCATCTGCCCCTGACGCTGGCCATCATCGAATGCATGCTGGTCCGCGTGGGCGAGGGGCGTTACGCGATACCCCTGTCCGTGGTGGAGGAATGCATCGAATTGCCCGCCGCCGAGGTCACTTCGACCGCGCGGCGCAATTTCCTCGATGTGCGCGGCGAACTGGTGCCCTATCTGCGCCTGCGTGACACATTCGGCACCGATTATCCGGCGGACCTGTTCCAAAAGGTGGTGATCGTGGGGCAGGGGCGCGGCCGGGTCGGCCTCGTCGTCGATCAGATCATCGGCAACACCCAGACCGTCATCAAGTCCCTGTCGCGCTTCCACGCGGGGCAAGGCAGCTTTTCAGGCGCCACGATCCTTGGCGACGGCAATGTCGCGCTGATCCTTGATGTGGGCAATCTGATCGTGGCGGCGCAAAAGAACCAACGCCTGCTGGGCGAGAGAGCGGGGGAAGTGGCATGA
- a CDS encoding response regulator produces the protein MSASILTVDDSSSLRMAVRIALTGAGYTVTEAGDGMEGLTKAGAQRFDMIITDLNMPRMDGLTMIREIRKSGKQTGVPIIFLTTESDDGVKGQAKAAGATGWLVKPFNADQLVKIARKVLGR, from the coding sequence ATGAGCGCGTCCATTCTTACCGTTGATGATTCCTCCAGCCTGCGCATGGCGGTGCGCATCGCGCTGACGGGGGCGGGCTATACCGTCACCGAGGCGGGCGACGGCATGGAAGGATTGACCAAGGCAGGCGCCCAGCGTTTCGACATGATCATCACCGACCTGAACATGCCGCGCATGGACGGGCTGACCATGATCCGCGAAATCCGCAAGAGCGGCAAGCAGACCGGTGTGCCGATCATCTTTCTGACCACGGAAAGCGATGATGGCGTCAAGGGACAGGCCAAGGCGGCAGGCGCGACGGGCTGGCTGGTCAAACCGTTTAACGCCGATCAACTGGTCAAGATCGCCCGCAAGGTTCTTGGCCGATGA
- a CDS encoding protein-glutamate methylesterase/protein-glutamine glutaminase, with protein sequence MAKIRVLIVDDSASVRQMMTRILSADPQIEVIAAASDPFVAARYIKEELPDVVTLDVEMPCMDGITFLRKLMSQCPLPVVMCSSLTESGSETLLQALEAGAVDVILKPQAGVADFLAEQHQRICDVVKGAARARVRARTERKPVVPQKKLTADAVLPPPGSRAMSRTTEQIVCIGASTGGTEALREVLEALPANAPGIVIVQHMPEHFTRSFAQRLNDLCEVDVKEAEDGDTVMRGHVLIAPGGRHTLLTRQGARYTVSVRDGPLVSRHRPSVDVLFRSAAQSAGGNAVGVILTGMGDDGAQGMLEMKQAGARTIAQDEATSVVFGMPKEAIARGAVDRIVPLGNVARELLHAAAK encoded by the coding sequence ATGGCCAAGATCCGGGTGCTGATCGTGGACGATTCGGCCAGCGTGCGCCAGATGATGACGCGCATCCTGTCGGCCGACCCCCAGATCGAGGTGATTGCGGCCGCCAGCGACCCTTTTGTCGCGGCGCGCTATATCAAGGAAGAATTGCCCGATGTGGTGACGCTGGACGTCGAAATGCCGTGCATGGACGGCATCACCTTCCTGCGCAAACTGATGAGCCAATGCCCGTTGCCGGTGGTGATGTGCTCCTCGCTGACCGAGAGCGGGTCCGAAACGCTGCTTCAGGCGCTGGAGGCTGGCGCGGTGGATGTGATCCTCAAGCCTCAGGCCGGCGTGGCCGATTTTCTGGCCGAACAGCATCAGCGGATCTGCGACGTGGTCAAGGGCGCGGCCCGCGCCCGCGTGCGCGCGCGCACCGAACGCAAGCCGGTCGTCCCCCAGAAAAAGCTGACGGCCGATGCCGTGCTGCCTCCGCCCGGATCGCGCGCGATGAGCCGGACCACCGAACAGATCGTCTGTATCGGCGCCTCGACCGGGGGCACAGAGGCGCTGCGCGAGGTGCTGGAGGCCTTGCCCGCCAATGCGCCCGGCATCGTCATCGTCCAGCATATGCCCGAGCATTTCACCCGCTCCTTTGCCCAGCGCCTCAACGATCTGTGCGAGGTGGATGTGAAGGAAGCCGAGGATGGCGACACGGTGATGCGCGGCCATGTCCTGATCGCGCCGGGCGGGCGCCACACGCTGCTGACGCGGCAGGGCGCACGCTATACCGTCAGCGTGCGCGACGGGCCGCTGGTCTCGCGCCATCGGCCATCGGTCGATGTGCTGTTCCGTTCGGCCGCGCAATCGGCGGGGGGCAATGCGGTGGGCGTGATCCTGACCGGCATGGGCGATGACGGGGCGCAGGGGATGCTGGAAATGAAGCAGGCCGGCGCACGCACCATCGCCCAGGACGAGGCGACCAGCGTGGTCTTTGGCATGCCCAAGGAAGCGATCGCGCGCGGCGCGGTCGATCGTATCGTGCCGCTTGGCAATGTGGCGCGCGAATTGCTCCACGCGGCGGCAAAGTGA
- a CDS encoding STAS domain-containing protein produces the protein MAILVKLAQDVTLQTIGAAHEALCEAFMGGQDVDLDVDRLEQGDLGVVQLILAARAEAEANHRQFRLTAPANPVLISLLARTGLYPQTHADIDFWFHGVIPA, from the coding sequence ATGGCGATTTTGGTAAAGCTGGCACAGGATGTGACGTTGCAGACAATTGGCGCGGCGCATGAGGCGCTGTGCGAGGCCTTTATGGGCGGACAGGATGTCGATCTGGACGTGGACCGCCTGGAACAGGGTGATCTGGGCGTGGTGCAACTGATCCTTGCCGCCCGCGCCGAGGCCGAGGCCAACCATCGCCAGTTTCGCCTGACCGCGCCTGCCAATCCGGTGCTGATCTCGCTGCTGGCCCGCACGGGCCTCTATCCCCAGACCCATGCCGATATCGATTTCTGGTTCCACGGAGTTATCCCCGCATGA
- a CDS encoding chemotaxis protein CheW, with product MNIPERVLTFALDGEIFAIDAQAVREILEVPTITRVPGAPDFASGLINVRGAIVPLTDLAVAFGMARADHGEDTRVIVIEAEVEGEPTTIGLVADKVLDVAAMEGVAVEEAPPVGMRWRADFIRAIARPQGQFVILPDLELIFAESLATAARLHNLN from the coding sequence ATGAACATTCCCGAACGCGTTTTGACCTTTGCACTGGACGGCGAAATCTTTGCCATCGACGCTCAGGCGGTGCGCGAGATCCTTGAGGTGCCCACGATCACCCGCGTGCCCGGCGCGCCCGATTTCGCCAGCGGGCTGATCAATGTGCGCGGGGCGATTGTGCCCTTGACCGATCTGGCCGTGGCCTTTGGCATGGCCCGTGCCGATCACGGCGAGGACACGCGCGTCATCGTCATCGAGGCCGAGGTGGAGGGCGAACCCACCACCATCGGTCTGGTGGCGGACAAGGTGCTGGATGTGGCCGCGATGGAGGGCGTGGCCGTCGAGGAAGCGCCCCCGGTCGGCATGCGCTGGCGGGCCGACTTCATCCGCGCCATTGCCCGCCCGCAGGGGCAATTCGTCATCCTGCCCGATCTGGAACTGATCTTTGCCGAAAGTCTGGCCACGGCTGCAAGGCTGCACAATCTGAACTGA
- a CDS encoding chemotaxis protein codes for MKHARFTLVENNPAPASGQTADAQSGMADIVASLDSRFIPAGETLARLVEAMGAVLSGLDTMSRVLGEDSGEDSEAAEALLCAARQLREAPARQTERSRQVAALAAVMQQLSTHSAEIARILTVLEFYTVNLKIAAAGADEFVEFANDMSVKLKSGSREVEAFNNQIKLMQSSLADMRRVDDVLARECARVIPQVPDRLVQEVDQLRSRQMWLAQVAAFSRDIILRLQGRVGDALGAMQIGDITRQRLEHVLDGCRALEQALADPDAADKDGTRGHMLRLYGDQLADLARDFIAQTGDLLDALGALGPDCAELLNHGHRDGMMQQSGHFLRDLGDCIAGAHGMTSQLQRANEKAVEIADVVVQVVHALRQRVQTIESLRFDVDYMAINVNIRARRDAQIGRPVAVIADEIRICSQQLAELILGIAQVADDLGVQSEAFEIGHEAGAQSGVDTMLANALSIIQQGAGQSEEAMAEVDQRAQGIAGMIDVACDELSICGELSESLRAMTDSFTVLAGVDQADPDAASPHPAALLMEDLARRYTMSSERRVHDRHLLPGMAPLTGASTGHAEVSGAINPPPDDDDALFDDALF; via the coding sequence ATGAAACACGCCCGCTTCACGCTGGTTGAGAACAATCCCGCCCCGGCCTCTGGCCAGACCGCCGATGCGCAGTCGGGCATGGCCGATATTGTCGCCAGCCTTGATTCCCGGTTTATCCCGGCGGGCGAAACGCTGGCCCGGCTGGTCGAGGCGATGGGGGCGGTCCTGTCGGGCCTCGACACGATGAGCCGCGTGCTGGGCGAGGATTCGGGCGAGGACAGCGAGGCCGCCGAGGCGCTGCTCTGCGCCGCGCGCCAGTTGCGCGAGGCCCCCGCGCGCCAGACCGAAAGATCGCGTCAGGTCGCCGCTCTGGCCGCCGTGATGCAGCAGTTGAGCACCCATTCGGCCGAAATCGCGCGCATATTGACCGTGCTGGAATTCTACACGGTCAATCTGAAGATCGCGGCGGCGGGCGCCGATGAATTTGTCGAATTCGCCAATGATATGAGCGTGAAGCTGAAATCGGGCAGCCGCGAGGTCGAGGCGTTCAACAACCAGATCAAGCTGATGCAATCCAGTCTGGCCGATATGCGCCGGGTGGACGATGTGCTGGCGCGCGAATGCGCCCGCGTGATCCCGCAGGTGCCCGACCGATTGGTGCAGGAGGTCGATCAATTGCGCTCGCGCCAGATGTGGCTGGCGCAGGTGGCGGCCTTTTCGCGCGACATCATCCTGCGGCTGCAGGGCCGGGTGGGCGATGCACTGGGCGCGATGCAGATCGGCGATATCACCCGCCAGAGGCTTGAGCATGTGCTGGACGGTTGCCGCGCGCTGGAACAGGCGCTGGCCGATCCCGATGCGGCGGACAAGGACGGGACGCGCGGCCATATGCTGCGTCTCTATGGCGATCAACTGGCCGATCTGGCGCGCGATTTCATCGCCCAGACCGGCGATCTGCTCGACGCGCTGGGGGCGCTGGGGCCGGATTGCGCCGAATTGCTCAACCATGGCCACCGCGATGGGATGATGCAGCAAAGCGGCCATTTCCTGCGCGATCTGGGCGATTGCATCGCGGGCGCCCATGGCATGACCAGCCAGTTGCAGCGCGCCAATGAAAAGGCCGTCGAGATCGCCGATGTCGTGGTGCAGGTGGTCCACGCCCTGCGCCAGCGGGTGCAGACGATCGAGAGCCTGCGTTTCGATGTCGATTATATGGCGATCAATGTGAACATCCGCGCCCGCCGCGATGCCCAGATCGGGCGGCCCGTGGCCGTGATCGCCGATGAAATCCGCATCTGTTCCCAGCAACTGGCCGAGCTGATCCTGGGCATTGCCCAGGTGGCCGACGATCTGGGCGTTCAGAGCGAGGCATTTGAAATCGGGCATGAGGCGGGCGCGCAATCGGGCGTGGACACGATGCTGGCCAATGCCCTTTCGATCATCCAGCAGGGCGCGGGCCAGAGCGAGGAGGCGATGGCCGAAGTGGACCAGCGCGCGCAGGGCATCGCGGGCATGATTGATGTGGCCTGCGACGAATTGTCGATCTGCGGCGAATTGTCCGAAAGCCTGCGCGCCATGACCGACAGTTTCACCGTGCTGGCCGGGGTGGATCAGGCCGACCCGGATGCCGCATCGCCGCATCCGGCCGCCTTGCTGATGGAAGACCTGGCCCGCCGCTATACGATGAGCAGCGAGCGCCGGGTGCATGACCGGCATCTCTTGCCCGGCATGGCGCCGTTGACGGGGGCTTCAACGGGCCATGCCGAGGTTTCGGGCGCCATCAATCCGCCGCCGGATGATGATGACGCCCTGTTCGATGACGCTCTGTTCTAG